The Microbacterium foliorum genome has a window encoding:
- a CDS encoding TMEM175 family protein has product MAEHVTRSRTDGRFSIERFKTFIDAVVAIAMTLLILPLMEAVSEAASDKLSTAEFFSEHSGQLLSFGLSFVLIATFWMGHHRQYREVERATTPLLWINVAWMATIVWLPVPTAMIGQMDTDMLQPVVYIGTLIATQITTLAGGAYLLRHPELGTTSPETLREGIIGDLAAIILFLIALALSIFVPPFGYAGLLILLLSGTVSRLLGRITRRRG; this is encoded by the coding sequence GTGGCAGAACACGTAACGCGATCCCGCACGGACGGCCGATTCTCCATCGAGCGCTTCAAGACCTTCATCGACGCCGTGGTGGCGATCGCGATGACGCTGCTGATCCTGCCTCTGATGGAGGCGGTGTCGGAGGCCGCGTCCGACAAGCTCAGCACGGCGGAGTTCTTCTCCGAGCACTCGGGGCAGCTCTTGAGCTTCGGTCTGAGCTTCGTGCTGATCGCGACGTTCTGGATGGGGCACCATCGGCAGTATCGCGAGGTGGAGCGGGCGACGACTCCGCTGCTGTGGATCAACGTGGCGTGGATGGCGACGATCGTCTGGCTGCCGGTACCGACGGCGATGATCGGGCAGATGGACACCGACATGCTGCAGCCCGTGGTGTACATCGGCACCCTGATCGCGACGCAGATCACCACGCTCGCGGGTGGCGCCTATCTGCTGCGTCATCCCGAGCTCGGCACGACGAGCCCCGAGACCCTGCGCGAGGGGATCATCGGCGATCTCGCCGCGATCATCCTGTTCCTGATCGCACTGGCGCTCTCGATCTTCGTACCGCCGTTCGGGTACGCCGGCCTGCTGATACTGCTGCTCAGCGGCACCGTCTCCCGGCTGCTCGGCCGCATCACGCGCCGGAGAGGCTGA